In Zobellia roscoffensis, the following are encoded in one genomic region:
- a CDS encoding gluconokinase, whose product MKNIKPIVFVMGVSGSGKSTIGKLLAKKLNIEFYDGDDYHPEANVKKMADGIPLDDHDRQGWLERLNLLAIENNEKGAIIACSALKTKYRVILQNNLEKKLVFVYLKGTFEEIMTRLEQRKNHFMPPELLQSQFNTLEVPKDAITVSIMQTPVEIVSKIISKL is encoded by the coding sequence ATGAAAAATATAAAACCCATAGTATTTGTCATGGGCGTATCTGGCTCCGGCAAAAGCACCATAGGCAAACTTCTTGCAAAGAAATTGAATATAGAATTCTATGATGGTGATGATTATCATCCTGAAGCAAACGTAAAAAAAATGGCTGATGGTATTCCTTTAGATGACCATGACCGTCAAGGCTGGCTAGAAAGGTTAAACTTGTTAGCTATTGAAAATAATGAGAAAGGAGCCATCATTGCTTGCTCTGCTCTTAAAACCAAATATCGTGTCATTTTACAAAATAATTTAGAAAAAAAGCTTGTCTTTGTATACCTCAAAGGAACTTTTGAAGAAATTATGACTCGTCTTGAGCAACGTAAAAATCACTTTATGCCACCAGAATTACTTCAATCACAATTTAACACTTTAGAAGTGCCTAAAGATGCTATTACCGTCTCTATTATGCAAACACCCGTAGAAATTGTCTCTAAAATAATCTCTAAGCTATAA
- a CDS encoding YggS family pyridoxal phosphate-dependent enzyme: MIKDNLLEIKNTLPEHVTLVAVSKTKPDEDVMEAYTAGERIFGENKVQEMVGKWERLPKDIKWHMIGHLQRNKVKYMAEFVDLVHGVDSFKLLSEINKRAQQHNRTIDCLLQIHIAEEDTKFGLDKDELDLILKSDEYLNLKNVNVVGLMGMATFTNNKEQVRREFQQLKSIFDSIKSVNPRIKILSMGMSGDYQVAIEEGSTMVRIGSSIFGKRNYK; encoded by the coding sequence ATGATAAAAGACAACCTTTTAGAAATCAAAAATACACTTCCTGAACATGTAACATTGGTGGCTGTCTCCAAAACAAAACCAGATGAAGATGTAATGGAAGCCTATACTGCCGGAGAACGCATTTTTGGAGAAAACAAAGTGCAAGAAATGGTTGGCAAATGGGAACGTTTACCTAAAGACATCAAATGGCACATGATCGGCCACCTCCAACGCAACAAAGTTAAATATATGGCTGAATTCGTTGATTTAGTACACGGAGTGGACAGCTTTAAACTACTCTCTGAAATAAATAAAAGGGCGCAACAGCACAACCGAACGATTGATTGTCTACTACAAATTCATATTGCCGAAGAAGACACAAAATTCGGCTTAGATAAAGATGAACTAGATCTTATTCTAAAGTCAGATGAATACCTTAACCTTAAAAACGTAAATGTCGTAGGGCTAATGGGAATGGCCACTTTTACGAATAACAAGGAGCAAGTTAGAAGGGAATTTCAGCAACTAAAATCAATATTCGATTCCATAAAATCAGTAAACCCACGAATAAAAATCTTATCTATGGGTATGAGCGGAGACTACCAAGTGGCCATTGAAGAAGGAAGTACCATGGTACGCATTGGAAGTAGTATCTTTGGCAAGCGAAATTATAAATAA
- a CDS encoding 3-hydroxyacyl-CoA dehydrogenase family protein: MQHIAVIGAGTMGNGIAHVFAQSGHKVNLIDLSDDALSKGMKTIEKNLDRMLAKEKITENDKTATLQNISTFTTLKDGVTNVDLVVEAASEDLNIKLNIFKELDAICDQKTILATNTSSISITQIAAVTNRPQKIIGMHFMNPVPIMQLVEIIRGYSTSDETTDQIMKLSTELGKTPTEVNDYPGFVANRILMPMINEAIETLYNGVAGVSEIDTVMKLGMAHPMGPLQLADFIGLDVCLSILNVMYDGFKKPKYAPCPLLVNMVMAKKLGVKSGEGFYDYSESRKAEKVSNQFL, encoded by the coding sequence ATGCAACATATAGCGGTTATAGGCGCAGGTACTATGGGTAACGGAATTGCTCATGTTTTTGCTCAGAGCGGTCACAAAGTAAATTTGATAGACCTTTCCGATGATGCGCTGAGTAAAGGGATGAAAACTATCGAGAAAAATCTGGATAGAATGCTGGCCAAAGAGAAGATAACCGAAAACGATAAAACGGCCACTCTTCAGAACATATCAACTTTTACCACTCTAAAAGATGGGGTTACCAATGTTGATTTAGTGGTTGAAGCTGCTTCAGAAGACCTAAACATAAAACTGAATATTTTTAAGGAATTGGATGCTATTTGTGACCAGAAAACCATTTTAGCGACAAACACCTCTTCCATATCAATCACACAAATTGCAGCAGTTACAAATAGACCACAGAAAATAATCGGGATGCATTTTATGAACCCCGTGCCTATTATGCAATTGGTAGAAATTATTCGTGGTTATAGTACTTCAGACGAAACTACGGATCAAATCATGAAGTTATCTACAGAACTAGGCAAAACTCCCACGGAAGTCAATGACTACCCAGGTTTTGTGGCCAATAGAATTTTAATGCCCATGATCAATGAGGCGATTGAAACACTGTATAATGGAGTGGCCGGCGTTTCTGAAATTGACACGGTAATGAAATTAGGCATGGCACATCCTATGGGCCCTTTACAACTAGCTGATTTTATTGGCCTTGATGTTTGCCTATCTATTTTAAATGTGATGTATGATGGTTTTAAAAAGCCTAAATATGCACCTTGCCCACTGTTGGTTAATATGGTCATGGCTAAAAAACTAGGTGTAAAATCAGGAGAAGGATTCTATGATTATAGCGAATCTAGAAAAGCCGAAAAGGTTTCTAACCAGTTTTTATGA
- a CDS encoding exonuclease domain-containing protein, producing MYTILDIETTGGKFNEEGITEIAIHKFDGHKVVDQFISLVNPEKDIQPFVVKLTGINNKMLQTAPKFHEVAKRIVEITEDTVIIAHNAQFDYRILRTEFRRLGYNFERKTLCTVELSKKLIPEAESHSLGKLVRSLGIAVSDRHRANGDALATLKLFKILLAKDLDKTIIKDVIRKETEGELSDRQLDIVDGLPSETGVYYMHDKDGEILFLGKSTNIKKRVNQHFTKGGGRARQLQKATKKVTFERTGNELVALLKENEELKRNRPKYNHRPKAVIFSHGLFVQKNIDGYNTLTVRKVTERKGAFTTFNSLAGASNFIFKLTRDFNLCDKLNGISEAKNNCSNYDTGECLGACITKESTEEYNQRVNEALQKYSLNEKNVVIIDKGREIGEYSAILIKNGDFKGIGYYDLNHQINNIHILESIIVPMRGNDNTTHIIESYMRKKRGLKILELSNK from the coding sequence ATGTATACCATTTTAGATATTGAAACTACAGGAGGAAAATTTAATGAAGAGGGCATTACTGAAATTGCCATTCATAAATTTGACGGACATAAAGTGGTAGACCAGTTTATTAGCTTGGTAAACCCAGAGAAAGACATACAGCCTTTTGTTGTCAAGCTCACGGGTATTAACAACAAAATGCTACAGACCGCCCCAAAATTTCATGAGGTTGCCAAACGGATTGTTGAAATAACCGAAGACACGGTCATTATTGCTCATAACGCACAATTCGACTATAGAATACTGAGAACCGAATTTAGAAGATTAGGCTATAATTTTGAACGTAAGACCCTGTGCACGGTAGAGCTTTCTAAAAAATTGATTCCTGAAGCAGAATCACATAGTCTGGGTAAATTAGTTAGATCTCTTGGTATTGCCGTTAGTGACCGCCATAGAGCAAACGGCGATGCACTAGCAACCCTGAAGCTTTTTAAAATATTATTAGCTAAAGACCTTGACAAGACCATAATTAAAGATGTAATCCGTAAAGAAACGGAAGGAGAACTTTCTGACCGACAATTAGATATTGTAGACGGACTACCTTCTGAAACCGGAGTTTATTACATGCATGACAAGGATGGTGAAATTCTATTTCTTGGAAAAAGTACCAATATCAAAAAAAGGGTAAATCAACATTTTACAAAAGGTGGAGGTCGTGCGAGACAATTACAAAAAGCGACCAAAAAAGTTACTTTTGAAAGAACAGGAAATGAACTGGTAGCGCTTCTGAAGGAAAATGAAGAACTCAAAAGAAATCGCCCTAAATACAACCATCGCCCTAAAGCCGTAATTTTCAGTCACGGTTTATTTGTTCAAAAAAATATAGACGGATACAACACTTTAACGGTTAGAAAGGTTACCGAAAGAAAAGGGGCTTTTACCACGTTCAACAGTCTGGCCGGTGCCTCCAACTTTATTTTTAAATTAACTCGAGATTTTAATCTTTGTGACAAACTAAACGGCATATCAGAAGCAAAAAATAATTGCTCTAACTATGATACCGGAGAGTGTTTAGGCGCTTGCATCACCAAAGAATCAACGGAGGAATACAACCAAAGAGTCAATGAGGCCCTTCAGAAATACTCGTTAAATGAGAAAAATGTGGTAATAATAGATAAAGGGCGAGAAATTGGAGAATACAGCGCTATATTGATTAAAAATGGTGATTTTAAAGGTATTGGCTATTATGACCTTAATCATCAAATCAATAATATTCATATCTTAGAATCTATAATCGTTCCCATGCGAGGCAATGATAACACCACACACATCATTGAAAGTTACATGCGTAAAAAACGTGGTTTAAAAATTCTAGAATTAAGCAATAAGTAA
- a CDS encoding SixA phosphatase family protein, with product MQRIKSFYIILLTALIFVSCKDDQKANQNNNQGVVSTFYFIRHAEKDRSDSENTDPELNQRGLGRAMHWAEILKDVELDVIYTTDYQRTSMTAAPTAVKQELDVKYYEPQNVNIEQFKADNLGKNVLVVGHSNTTPDFVNKMINIDLYYEMEDNDNGSLFVVQLINGQATSQRLHINCNCPKERK from the coding sequence ATGCAACGGATCAAATCCTTTTATATTATTCTGCTTACCGCCTTAATTTTTGTTAGTTGTAAAGACGATCAAAAGGCTAACCAAAACAACAACCAAGGTGTAGTTTCTACCTTCTATTTTATTCGTCATGCGGAGAAAGACCGTTCTGATTCAGAAAATACGGATCCAGAACTAAATCAACGTGGTTTAGGCAGGGCTATGCATTGGGCCGAAATTCTTAAAGACGTAGAGCTAGACGTTATTTATACAACGGATTATCAACGAACCTCTATGACCGCTGCTCCTACGGCAGTCAAACAAGAACTTGACGTTAAGTATTACGAGCCACAAAACGTAAACATAGAACAGTTTAAAGCTGATAACTTAGGTAAAAACGTTCTTGTGGTGGGCCATAGCAACACGACACCTGACTTCGTAAATAAAATGATAAATATTGATTTGTACTACGAGATGGAAGACAATGACAATGGAAGCCTTTTTGTTGTGCAACTCATTAACGGACAAGCAACTTCACAACGTCTTCACATTAACTGTAACTGCCCAAAAGAACGAAAATAG
- a CDS encoding response regulator transcription factor: protein METVNKKILLVEDDPNFGIVLKDYLSMNDFDVTLAKNGMEGFEKFKKDNYDICILDVMMPYKDGFTLAKEIREKNENVPIVFLTAKTMKEDVLKGYKAGADDYLNKPFDSEVLLMKIRAILQRKASNTLADSKKFEFKIGNFHLNSKLRFLKYREEEAIKLSPKENELLRLLALHENDLMPRELALTKIWRDDNYFTSRSMDVYIAKLRKYLKLDDTVEILNIHGEGFRLVVKEDV, encoded by the coding sequence ATGGAAACAGTAAATAAAAAAATACTCTTAGTAGAGGATGATCCCAATTTTGGAATTGTGCTGAAGGACTATTTATCAATGAATGATTTTGATGTCACTTTAGCCAAGAATGGTATGGAGGGATTTGAGAAATTCAAAAAAGACAATTATGATATCTGTATTTTAGATGTGATGATGCCTTATAAGGACGGTTTTACCTTGGCAAAGGAAATTCGCGAAAAGAACGAGAATGTTCCTATCGTTTTTCTTACCGCTAAAACCATGAAAGAAGATGTTTTAAAAGGATATAAGGCTGGTGCCGATGATTATCTAAATAAACCTTTTGATTCAGAAGTTCTTTTAATGAAAATTAGAGCTATTCTTCAAAGAAAAGCATCTAATACATTGGCTGACAGTAAAAAGTTTGAGTTTAAAATTGGTAATTTCCACTTAAATTCTAAGCTTCGGTTTTTGAAATATAGAGAAGAAGAAGCTATTAAACTTTCTCCAAAAGAGAATGAACTTTTGAGACTTTTGGCACTTCATGAAAATGATTTAATGCCAAGGGAATTAGCGTTGACTAAAATATGGAGAGATGATAACTATTTTACATCTCGTAGTATGGACGTTTATATTGCTAAACTAAGAAAGTATTTGAAATTAGATGATACAGTCGAAATCTTAAACATTCACGGAGAAGGTTTCCGTTTGGTTGTTAAGGAAGACGTGTAA
- the miaA gene encoding tRNA (adenosine(37)-N6)-dimethylallyltransferase MiaA → MEKILLSVVGPTAIGKTKLAISLAQYFNTEIISADSRQFFKEMKIGTAVPSQEELKQAKHHFIQHISIFDSYSVGDFERDALTALNNLFKKNNIVVMVGGSGLYTKAVAEGLDDFPKIDPKIREQLNIQFTEEGIGILQNELKQRDPDYYKTVDINNPHRLIRALEICIGTNTPYSSFLSKNKKKRPFKTITIGIEADRPLIYDRINQRVDIMVTEGLIKEARQLEKYKALNALQTVGYRELFTYFEKESNNMATDSDLIFAIEEIKKNTRRFAKRQLTWFKRNQETLWVSYDVDFQELIATLHKIILK, encoded by the coding sequence ATGGAGAAAATACTTTTATCTGTTGTAGGCCCTACCGCAATTGGAAAAACTAAACTTGCCATCTCATTAGCACAGTATTTTAATACTGAAATTATCTCTGCAGATTCAAGGCAGTTTTTTAAAGAAATGAAAATTGGCACAGCTGTTCCCTCGCAAGAAGAACTTAAGCAAGCCAAACACCACTTCATACAACACATTAGTATTTTTGACTCCTATTCGGTAGGTGACTTTGAACGGGATGCCCTTACCGCACTAAACAATCTTTTCAAAAAAAATAATATTGTTGTAATGGTAGGTGGCAGTGGGCTTTATACTAAAGCTGTTGCCGAAGGGTTAGATGACTTTCCTAAAATAGACCCAAAAATACGAGAACAACTTAATATACAATTCACAGAAGAAGGAATTGGAATTCTACAAAACGAGCTAAAACAAAGAGATCCAGACTACTATAAAACCGTAGATATAAACAACCCTCACAGACTCATAAGAGCACTGGAAATTTGCATAGGAACAAATACTCCCTACTCTTCTTTTTTGTCAAAAAACAAAAAGAAGCGACCGTTCAAAACAATAACTATTGGTATTGAAGCTGACCGTCCACTTATATATGATCGTATTAACCAACGTGTAGATATAATGGTGACGGAGGGCCTTATTAAAGAAGCTAGACAACTTGAGAAGTACAAAGCTCTAAACGCGCTACAAACCGTTGGTTACCGAGAGCTTTTTACTTATTTTGAAAAAGAATCAAATAACATGGCCACTGATAGTGATTTAATTTTTGCCATAGAAGAAATAAAGAAAAACACACGTAGGTTTGCAAAAAGACAGCTAACATGGTTTAAGCGAAATCAGGAGACCCTATGGGTTTCATATGACGTAGATTTCCAAGAATTGATAGCCACCTTACATAAAATCATTCTAAAATGA
- a CDS encoding sensor histidine kinase, whose amino-acid sequence MNKRLFILLVALMSLSLIGIISVQFLWIKQSVEDKEEQFSNTISEVLNQVSDKIEERETKDYFERYIDVKDSVGEPKSSHLRNIFFIDRDINSNEIRFYSHGILEEDYNIASTFFDNGNGGDTITTIKNYTSKRSKTIFKEDFGLDGKEYKLNAVQKLQKIGGLSSIEKAQFEDVFSEYAKKVPIHKRVSNQEIQLLLDRELKNRNLNIEYEYGVYSRGLPTKVKSRKFKFTKDMLYETPIFKDSEGASNFSLLIAFPKKKKFLIQSIIKMALLSLLFTLVIVIAYSGAIYQLIRQKQISEIKSDFINNMTHEFKTPIATINLAVEAIRNPKIIGDPEKVDRYLTMIREENKRMHAQVENVLRISKLEKNQLDISKDRVDVHDIIEDAIAHVELIVADRGGYIETHLKAKRTEVLASEMHFTNVIVNILDNAIKYSTKAPRIDVSTEVAKNYIVIEIKDQGAGMSKAVVKKVFEKFYREHTGDLHNVKGHGLGLAYVKKIVDDHQGEVYAESEKGKGSTFYIKLPLI is encoded by the coding sequence ATGAATAAGAGGTTATTTATCCTTTTGGTGGCGTTGATGAGTCTCTCCCTGATAGGAATAATATCTGTTCAATTCTTGTGGATAAAACAGTCTGTGGAAGACAAAGAAGAGCAGTTTTCCAATACAATATCTGAAGTGTTGAATCAGGTCTCCGATAAAATAGAGGAGAGAGAGACAAAGGATTATTTTGAGCGTTACATTGATGTAAAAGATAGTGTAGGGGAGCCGAAGAGTTCTCACTTAAGAAATATCTTTTTTATAGATCGTGATATAAACTCCAATGAGATTCGGTTTTATTCCCATGGTATTTTAGAGGAAGATTATAATATAGCATCTACGTTCTTTGATAATGGTAATGGAGGTGATACCATAACCACAATTAAAAATTATACGAGCAAACGGTCCAAAACCATTTTTAAGGAAGATTTTGGATTGGATGGAAAGGAGTATAAGCTTAACGCAGTGCAGAAGCTTCAGAAAATTGGAGGATTGTCTTCTATAGAGAAAGCTCAGTTTGAAGATGTTTTTAGTGAATATGCTAAGAAAGTGCCTATTCATAAAAGGGTTTCCAATCAGGAGATTCAACTGTTACTTGATCGCGAACTTAAAAATAGAAACCTCAATATTGAATATGAATATGGGGTGTATAGCAGAGGGCTTCCTACCAAGGTAAAGTCTAGAAAATTTAAGTTTACGAAAGATATGCTCTATGAAACTCCTATTTTTAAGGATAGTGAAGGAGCTAGTAATTTTTCTTTGCTAATAGCCTTTCCAAAGAAAAAGAAGTTTTTGATTCAGTCCATCATAAAAATGGCGCTGTTATCCTTACTTTTTACTTTGGTAATTGTAATCGCTTATTCAGGAGCAATTTATCAGCTTATTCGTCAAAAGCAGATTTCAGAGATAAAATCTGATTTTATAAATAACATGACGCATGAGTTCAAAACACCCATAGCAACAATTAACCTAGCAGTTGAAGCTATTCGGAATCCTAAAATAATAGGAGACCCAGAAAAGGTAGACCGGTATCTGACTATGATTCGTGAAGAGAATAAACGTATGCATGCTCAAGTAGAAAATGTGTTGCGTATATCAAAACTAGAAAAGAATCAATTAGATATAAGTAAGGATAGGGTAGATGTACACGACATAATAGAAGATGCAATAGCACATGTAGAGCTTATTGTAGCCGATCGTGGCGGATATATAGAAACGCATTTAAAGGCAAAAAGAACAGAGGTTCTTGCCAGTGAAATGCACTTTACGAACGTTATTGTAAATATTCTTGATAACGCCATTAAGTATTCAACCAAGGCACCTAGAATAGATGTGTCTACGGAAGTTGCAAAAAACTATATTGTAATTGAAATAAAGGATCAAGGTGCAGGAATGAGTAAAGCCGTGGTCAAAAAAGTATTTGAAAAATTCTACCGTGAACACACGGGAGATTTACATAATGTTAAGGGGCATGGGCTCGGGTTGGCATATGTGAAAAAGATTGTAGATGATCACCAAGGTGAGGTTTACGCAGAAAGTGAAAAAGGAAAGGGAAGTACTTTCTATATAAAATTGCCTTTAATCTAA
- a CDS encoding Gfo/Idh/MocA family protein, which translates to MLRVGVLGAGHLGKIHLRLLNESKKYKLVGFYDADAINGKKVADEFGYQYFDNINKLIEAVDVVDIVTPTLSHFDCAKKAIEKGKHIFIEKPITNTYEEAAQLLELEKKYNVKGQVGHVERFNPAFSAVKHQINTPMFIESHRLAEFNPRGTDVPVVLDLMIHDIDAILSVVNSEVKQINASGVSVISKSPDIANARIEFENGCVANLTASRISLKNMRKSRFFQKDAYISVDFLEKKVEVVKMQDAPEKVGDFDMVLQNAEGEKKQIYFENPEVGSNNAILDELESFADAIANDSTPIVSLKQGTQALKVALQIIASF; encoded by the coding sequence ATGCTTAGAGTTGGCGTATTAGGCGCAGGTCATTTAGGAAAAATACACTTACGTTTGCTGAACGAATCGAAAAAATACAAGTTAGTCGGTTTTTATGATGCAGATGCAATTAACGGAAAAAAAGTAGCGGACGAATTTGGATACCAATACTTTGATAATATCAATAAACTTATAGAAGCGGTAGATGTAGTAGATATTGTCACCCCTACTCTTTCTCATTTTGATTGCGCCAAGAAGGCAATAGAAAAAGGGAAACATATCTTCATAGAAAAGCCCATAACAAATACGTACGAAGAAGCGGCACAGCTTTTGGAACTAGAAAAAAAGTATAACGTTAAAGGGCAAGTTGGACATGTGGAGCGTTTTAACCCTGCTTTTTCTGCTGTAAAACACCAAATCAATACGCCCATGTTCATAGAGAGTCACCGGTTGGCAGAATTCAACCCTCGCGGTACCGATGTGCCCGTGGTTTTAGACCTAATGATTCACGACATAGACGCGATACTTAGCGTGGTAAATTCTGAAGTAAAACAGATTAATGCCAGTGGAGTTTCGGTCATAAGCAAGTCGCCGGACATTGCCAATGCACGGATTGAGTTTGAAAATGGCTGTGTAGCCAACTTAACGGCTAGTAGAATTTCTTTGAAAAATATGCGCAAATCACGTTTTTTTCAGAAAGATGCTTATATCTCTGTAGACTTTTTAGAGAAAAAAGTAGAGGTAGTCAAAATGCAAGACGCACCTGAAAAAGTGGGCGATTTTGACATGGTACTTCAAAATGCGGAAGGAGAGAAAAAACAAATCTATTTTGAGAATCCTGAAGTTGGTTCAAACAATGCTATTCTTGATGAACTTGAAAGTTTTGCAGATGCTATTGCAAATGACAGCACACCCATTGTAAGCTTAAAACAAGGTACGCAAGCCCTCAAAGTAGCCTTACAGATTATAGCTTCTTTTTAG
- a CDS encoding protein-L-isoaspartate(D-aspartate) O-methyltransferase, whose protein sequence is MRDTLKHRGMRNKLAEVLVAKGITDKNVLEAIRTIPRHLFMDSSFEGHAYQDKAFPIAADQTISQPYTVAFQSQLLEVKPNDNILEIGTGSGYQTAVLLLLRAKVHTIERQLELFKKTKIFFRKMGYRPKKLIFGDGYKGLPEQAPYDGIIVTAGAPEVPRALMSQLKIGGRLVIPVGTDDQIMTLFVRKSEKEFEKKEYGSFRFVPLLENKN, encoded by the coding sequence TTGAGAGATACTTTAAAACATAGGGGAATGCGTAATAAGCTGGCCGAAGTATTGGTCGCTAAAGGCATTACTGATAAAAATGTATTAGAAGCTATACGCACTATACCCAGGCATTTATTTATGGATAGTAGTTTTGAGGGTCATGCCTATCAAGACAAGGCTTTTCCTATAGCTGCGGACCAAACTATTTCTCAACCTTATACGGTTGCTTTTCAATCTCAATTATTGGAGGTAAAGCCTAATGATAATATTTTAGAAATAGGAACAGGTAGTGGATATCAAACTGCTGTGTTATTACTTTTAAGAGCAAAAGTTCATACTATTGAGCGGCAATTGGAGCTTTTTAAAAAGACAAAAATTTTCTTTAGAAAAATGGGGTATCGTCCTAAAAAATTAATTTTTGGAGATGGTTATAAAGGTCTTCCCGAACAAGCGCCTTATGATGGAATTATTGTAACCGCGGGTGCTCCAGAAGTGCCAAGGGCACTCATGAGTCAATTGAAAATCGGAGGTAGATTGGTTATACCTGTTGGAACTGATGACCAGATTATGACTTTGTTTGTTCGTAAATCTGAAAAAGAGTTCGAAAAAAAAGAATACGGTTCTTTCCGTTTTGTGCCGCTTTTGGAGAATAAGAATTAG
- a CDS encoding ion transporter, with amino-acid sequence MKEHKPDKGWKNKVHEIIYEADTPLGKWFDILLFILIIISVLLVMLESVKWIDAEYHEILFILEWVVTILFTIEYIARIISINQPKKYIFSFYGIIDLLSTIPLYLSYIFAGSQVLLAIRSLRLLRVFRILKLVRFLGEASQLKNALKASRAKITVFLFAVLILSVILGTLMYLIEGDEAGFTSIPTSIYWTIVTLTTVGYGDIAPITPQGQFIATLIMLVGYGVIAVPTGIVTVEFGKKAQQQKQMDDKHFVHVNTQACRNCCKEGHRDDASHCYNCGTEL; translated from the coding sequence TTGAAGGAGCACAAACCCGATAAAGGCTGGAAGAACAAAGTTCATGAAATTATTTATGAAGCGGATACCCCTTTGGGCAAATGGTTCGATATTCTTTTGTTTATTCTCATTATCATAAGTGTTCTTCTAGTCATGCTAGAGAGCGTAAAATGGATTGATGCCGAGTATCATGAAATACTTTTTATACTAGAATGGGTAGTTACTATACTCTTCACTATTGAATACATTGCCAGAATAATAAGTATAAATCAACCTAAAAAATACATATTTAGTTTCTACGGAATCATAGACCTCCTATCTACTATACCGCTATACCTATCTTATATTTTTGCTGGTTCACAAGTGCTTTTAGCCATTAGGTCTTTACGCCTTCTTAGAGTATTCAGAATATTAAAATTAGTCCGCTTTTTAGGTGAGGCATCCCAGCTGAAAAATGCACTAAAAGCAAGTAGGGCCAAAATAACTGTTTTTCTTTTTGCTGTGCTTATTCTTTCGGTTATCCTAGGAACACTCATGTATTTAATAGAAGGAGATGAGGCTGGTTTCACGAGCATCCCTACCAGCATTTATTGGACTATTGTAACTCTTACTACTGTAGGCTACGGAGATATTGCTCCAATAACACCTCAAGGTCAATTTATAGCAACTCTTATTATGCTTGTAGGTTATGGCGTTATTGCCGTTCCTACCGGAATCGTTACAGTAGAGTTTGGCAAAAAAGCACAACAACAGAAGCAAATGGACGATAAACACTTTGTACATGTAAACACGCAAGCATGTAGAAATTGCTGTAAAGAAGGCCATAGAGATGACGCCAGCCATTGTTATAATTGCGGAACCGAGCTGTAA
- the smpB gene encoding SsrA-binding protein SmpB: MVQKNINIKNKKAKFEYEFIDTYVTGIVLAGTEIKSVREGKASITQSFCEFNERGELFVINMQIDEYSHASHFNHKPKAERKLLMNKRELIKLRKEVTTSGFTIVPINLFINDRGLAKLKIALAKGKKLYDKRETLKDRDNKRDLSRIKKSFNN, encoded by the coding sequence ATGGTTCAAAAGAACATCAACATAAAAAACAAAAAAGCCAAATTTGAATATGAGTTCATAGATACCTATGTAACTGGTATTGTTTTGGCCGGGACTGAAATAAAATCCGTTCGAGAAGGCAAAGCTTCAATAACTCAAAGTTTTTGTGAGTTTAATGAGCGCGGAGAGCTTTTTGTAATTAACATGCAAATTGATGAATATTCGCACGCCTCCCACTTTAATCACAAACCCAAAGCAGAACGCAAGTTGCTCATGAATAAACGCGAGCTTATTAAATTGCGAAAAGAAGTAACTACTTCTGGCTTTACTATTGTACCAATTAATCTATTTATTAATGATAGAGGACTAGCTAAACTAAAAATTGCTTTAGCCAAAGGTAAAAAGCTGTACGACAAGCGCGAAACCTTAAAAGACCGCGATAATAAACGTGATCTTTCAAGAATTAAGAAAAGCTTCAATAACTAA